A stretch of the Nitrospinota bacterium genome encodes the following:
- a CDS encoding insulinase family protein produces the protein MMLKKAPAIAALLLCLATAAFAGQEAPQRPEGLAYPPLTFHLPKTVRVQLKNGMTLHLLEDHELPLVNIHAMVRIGSAWEPADKAGLASLTGSIWRAGGAEGLSPGALDEKLESMAAVLETSIGSESGTIALNVMTHNLDEGLRLFAAVIRAPAFDEQRFATLKSQMLENIAREEDDPETLVDREFRRLLFAGHAFGNVPDTASVKRIARADCAGFYRRHIGPESFIVAINGDFNADDMVRRFEALFEGFPPAAAAVGPLPELPADITPGVYLLNKPLPQTGIRMGHFGVSRKSPDFDAVRVMNYVVGGGGFASRMLKEIRTVRGLAYSVYSYFGMSDGTKGAFMAGGETKAASTHEFVDTARAIMRGVAADGITEAELAMAKEALINSFVFAFDKKADVAQRYAWMEYYGMPDDYLEGLRGRIQKVTMADVKRVARQYLQPDRMVIAALGDGKIIGEQLEKIGRVQTIEPAK, from the coding sequence CCTCCTCCTCTGTCTGGCCACCGCCGCCTTCGCCGGGCAAGAAGCCCCGCAACGGCCGGAAGGTCTTGCCTATCCCCCGTTGACCTTCCATCTGCCGAAGACCGTCCGGGTACAGTTGAAAAACGGCATGACGCTGCACCTGCTGGAAGATCACGAACTGCCGCTGGTGAACATACACGCGATGGTCCGCATTGGAAGCGCGTGGGAGCCTGCCGACAAGGCGGGGCTGGCGTCGCTCACCGGCTCGATCTGGCGCGCGGGAGGCGCCGAAGGCCTCTCCCCCGGCGCGCTGGACGAAAAGCTGGAATCCATGGCGGCGGTGCTGGAAACCTCCATCGGATCCGAAAGCGGAACCATCGCCCTGAACGTGATGACCCACAACCTCGATGAGGGGCTGCGGCTGTTTGCCGCGGTCATCCGCGCCCCGGCGTTCGACGAACAGCGGTTCGCCACGCTGAAATCCCAGATGCTCGAAAACATCGCGCGCGAGGAGGATGACCCCGAAACGCTGGTGGACCGCGAATTCCGCCGCCTGCTTTTCGCGGGGCACGCTTTCGGCAACGTGCCGGATACGGCCTCGGTGAAACGGATTGCCCGCGCGGACTGCGCCGGATTTTACCGCCGCCACATCGGCCCTGAAAGCTTCATCGTCGCCATAAACGGCGATTTCAACGCGGACGACATGGTGCGCCGTTTCGAGGCGCTCTTCGAGGGCTTTCCCCCCGCCGCCGCGGCGGTGGGGCCGTTGCCGGAACTCCCCGCGGACATCACCCCCGGCGTGTACCTTTTGAATAAACCCTTGCCGCAGACCGGCATCCGGATGGGACACTTCGGCGTCAGCCGCAAAAGCCCCGATTTCGACGCCGTGCGCGTGATGAACTACGTGGTGGGGGGCGGCGGTTTCGCCAGCCGGATGCTGAAGGAAATCCGCACCGTGCGCGGGCTGGCCTACAGCGTCTATTCCTATTTCGGCATGAGCGACGGCACAAAAGGGGCCTTCATGGCGGGGGGCGAAACCAAAGCGGCCAGCACGCATGAATTCGTTGATACCGCGCGCGCCATCATGCGCGGCGTCGCCGCCGACGGCATCACGGAAGCGGAACTGGCGATGGCGAAAGAGGCGCTTATCAACAGCTTTGTTTTCGCCTTCGACAAAAAAGCCGATGTGGCCCAGCGTTACGCATGGATGGAATATTACGGCATGCCGGATGACTATCTGGAAGGGCTGCGCGGGCGCATCCAGAAAGTGACGATGGCCGACGTGAAACGCGTGGCGCGGCAATACCTCCAGCCGGACCGGATGGTGATCGCGGCGCTGGGCGACGGAAAAATCATCGGGGAACAGTTGGAAAAAATCGGGCGGGTGCAAACCATAGAGCCGGCCAAATGA